In Paraflavitalea devenefica, the following are encoded in one genomic region:
- the carB gene encoding carbamoyl-phosphate synthase large subunit — MPKDTSIKSVLIIGSGPIIIGQACEFDYSGTQAARSLREEGIKVILINSNPATIMTDPMMADKVYLLPLTVESIEQILDENQIDAVLPTMGGQTALNLAKEAAELGVWEKYHVRMIGVDIEAIDTAEDREKFRQLMVKINVPVAPSRVANSLLEGKEFAQAIGFPLVIRPSFTLGGTGGGFVHDKSELEAALDRGLKASPIHEVLVEKAVLGWKEYELELLRDKNDNVAIICTVENVDPMGVHTGDSITVAPAMTLSDTAFQDMRNKAILMMRSLGNFAGGCNVQFALNPETEELISVEINPRVSRSSALASKATGYPIAKIAAKLAIGYNLDELKNQITQTTSAYFEPALDYVIVKMPRWNFDKFKGANDTLGLQMKSVGEVMAIGRSFTEAIQKACQSLENNAIGLGYYGHSRMHAEELIEYIKTPKWDRIFRIKDALTLGVSVGTISKATGIDRWFVNEVQKIVNLEKEIAKYKLATLPEDVLKQAKFLGFSDQQISTIMQDGNDEAVYEKRKAAGITRVYKMVDTCSAEFEAKTPYFYSTFESGNNSESKASKKKKVIVLGSGPNRIGQGIEFDYCCVHGLLALKECGYEAIMLNCNPETVSTDFDMADKLYFEPVFWEHLWEIIELEKPEGVIVQLGGQTALKLAERLHEKGIKIIGTSYDSMDIAEDRGRFSDLLKELNIPYPDYGTAFTVDEAVEVANKVGYPVLVRPSYVLGGQRMRIVINDEEVEKAVVSLLKHIPGNKILIDHFLDRCQEAEIDAICDGETVHIMGLMEHIEPAGIHSGDSNAVLPQFNLSPLIVETMEEYARKIAFKLNIKGLINIQFAIKDGKVYVIEANPRASRTTPFIAKAYQIPYLNIATKVMLGEQRLRDLKVVKRLKGYAIKEPVFSFEKFPGVNKELGPEMKSTGEAIRFIKDLRDPYFRQLYKDRSMYLSK; from the coding sequence ATGCCCAAAGACACCTCGATCAAGTCAGTACTTATCATCGGTTCAGGACCCATTATCATCGGACAAGCTTGTGAATTTGACTACTCCGGCACCCAGGCTGCCCGCAGTCTGCGCGAAGAAGGGATCAAAGTGATCCTTATCAACAGTAACCCCGCCACCATCATGACCGATCCTATGATGGCCGATAAAGTGTACCTGCTGCCCTTAACAGTAGAGAGTATTGAACAGATCCTGGACGAAAACCAGATTGATGCCGTACTGCCTACAATGGGCGGACAAACGGCCCTCAACCTGGCCAAAGAAGCCGCAGAACTGGGCGTTTGGGAAAAATACCATGTCCGTATGATCGGCGTGGATATTGAAGCCATTGATACCGCAGAGGACCGCGAGAAATTCCGCCAGCTCATGGTAAAGATTAATGTGCCGGTAGCACCTTCCAGAGTGGCCAACTCTCTGCTGGAAGGAAAAGAATTTGCCCAGGCCATTGGCTTCCCCCTCGTAATCCGCCCTTCCTTTACCCTCGGTGGTACAGGCGGCGGCTTTGTACACGACAAATCTGAACTGGAAGCAGCTCTCGACAGAGGTCTTAAAGCCTCCCCCATCCACGAAGTATTGGTAGAAAAGGCCGTACTGGGATGGAAAGAATATGAGCTGGAGCTGCTGCGCGATAAAAACGACAACGTTGCCATCATTTGTACGGTAGAGAACGTGGACCCCATGGGCGTACATACAGGCGATTCCATTACCGTGGCGCCTGCCATGACCCTGAGCGATACCGCCTTCCAGGATATGCGCAACAAAGCCATCCTCATGATGCGCAGCCTTGGCAACTTTGCCGGCGGCTGTAACGTACAGTTTGCCCTGAATCCCGAAACAGAAGAACTCATCTCCGTAGAGATCAACCCGCGGGTAAGCCGATCTTCGGCCCTCGCCTCCAAAGCCACCGGATACCCCATCGCCAAAATAGCGGCCAAACTGGCCATCGGTTATAACCTCGATGAGCTGAAAAACCAGATCACCCAAACCACTTCCGCCTATTTTGAACCGGCGCTGGATTACGTGATCGTTAAAATGCCCCGCTGGAACTTCGACAAATTCAAAGGCGCCAATGATACCCTCGGCTTGCAAATGAAGAGCGTGGGTGAGGTAATGGCCATCGGAAGAAGCTTTACAGAAGCCATCCAGAAAGCCTGCCAAAGCCTGGAGAACAATGCCATCGGACTTGGCTACTACGGCCATAGCCGCATGCACGCCGAAGAGCTCATCGAATACATCAAAACCCCGAAATGGGACCGCATCTTCCGTATCAAGGACGCTCTCACACTGGGCGTATCTGTAGGCACCATCTCCAAAGCCACGGGCATTGACCGCTGGTTTGTGAATGAGGTCCAGAAGATCGTGAACCTGGAGAAGGAGATAGCCAAATACAAACTGGCTACTCTGCCCGAAGATGTGCTGAAACAGGCGAAATTCCTCGGCTTCAGCGATCAGCAGATCTCTACCATCATGCAGGACGGTAATGACGAAGCCGTCTATGAGAAAAGGAAGGCAGCCGGCATCACCCGCGTATACAAAATGGTAGATACCTGCAGTGCAGAATTTGAAGCGAAGACTCCCTACTTCTACTCCACTTTTGAATCCGGCAACAATAGCGAAAGCAAAGCCAGCAAAAAGAAAAAAGTCATCGTACTGGGCTCAGGCCCCAACCGCATCGGTCAGGGTATTGAATTCGATTATTGCTGTGTACATGGTCTGCTGGCCCTCAAAGAGTGCGGTTATGAAGCCATCATGCTGAACTGTAATCCTGAGACCGTTTCCACAGACTTCGATATGGCCGATAAATTATACTTCGAGCCGGTATTCTGGGAACACCTCTGGGAGATCATTGAACTGGAGAAACCGGAAGGGGTGATTGTTCAGTTGGGCGGACAAACAGCCTTGAAACTGGCCGAGCGCCTCCATGAAAAAGGCATCAAGATCATTGGAACTTCTTACGACAGCATGGACATCGCGGAAGACCGTGGCCGCTTCAGTGACCTGCTGAAAGAATTAAATATACCTTACCCCGACTATGGCACTGCTTTTACAGTAGATGAAGCTGTTGAAGTGGCCAATAAAGTAGGTTATCCCGTACTGGTTCGTCCCAGCTATGTACTGGGCGGACAAAGGATGCGTATCGTGATCAATGACGAGGAAGTAGAAAAAGCAGTAGTAAGTCTGCTGAAGCATATCCCCGGCAATAAGATCCTTATTGACCACTTCCTGGACCGTTGCCAGGAGGCGGAAATAGACGCCATCTGCGATGGGGAAACCGTTCATATCATGGGTCTTATGGAGCACATTGAGCCGGCAGGCATCCATAGCGGCGACAGTAACGCCGTATTGCCGCAGTTCAACCTCTCGCCCCTGATCGTGGAAACCATGGAAGAATACGCCAGGAAGATTGCCTTCAAACTCAATATCAAAGGGCTTATCAACATCCAGTTTGCCATCAAGGATGGTAAAGTGTATGTGATAGAGGCCAACCCGCGCGCTTCCCGTACCACGCCATTCATCGCCAAAGCTTACCAGATACCTTACCTCAACATTGCTACCAAAGTAATGCTGGG
- a CDS encoding alpha/beta fold hydrolase translates to MSKQVLSFIGLLLTGAGLFAQPAQNDIATPAVQSIQLSTGVNLQYVEQGNPSGTPVIFLHGFTDSWHSYELVLPHLPATLHAFALSQRGHGDAEKPLAGYDPKDFAADVAAFLEAKKIKAALVVGHSMGSIVAQRFAIDHPSKTMGIVLIGTFADFNSNETIQGFGQVLDTLNDPIEEKFAAEFQQSTLGNPIPPAFLQTMIQESLKVPARVWKSVADPLFKVNYVPLLKAYTKPVLIVWGDKDLFSPRQDQDVLANALSRSQLVVYTGIGHAVHWEAPARFTADLVIFARQLNHQSRNRYEK, encoded by the coding sequence ATGAGTAAACAAGTGTTATCCTTCATAGGATTATTGCTGACAGGGGCCGGCCTATTCGCACAGCCTGCACAAAATGATATTGCCACACCTGCTGTTCAGTCTATTCAATTATCTACCGGTGTAAACCTGCAATATGTAGAGCAGGGCAACCCATCGGGCACCCCCGTTATTTTCCTGCACGGATTTACGGATTCCTGGCATTCGTATGAACTGGTATTGCCCCACCTGCCGGCTACTTTGCATGCCTTTGCTTTATCGCAAAGAGGGCATGGAGACGCGGAGAAACCGCTGGCCGGTTATGATCCAAAGGATTTTGCAGCGGATGTAGCCGCTTTCCTCGAAGCGAAAAAGATCAAAGCCGCTCTTGTTGTGGGACATTCCATGGGTTCCATAGTTGCGCAACGTTTTGCTATTGATCATCCTTCCAAAACAATGGGTATTGTATTGATAGGCACGTTTGCCGATTTCAACAGCAATGAAACGATACAGGGTTTTGGTCAGGTGCTGGATACGCTGAATGATCCTATTGAGGAGAAGTTTGCCGCCGAATTCCAGCAAAGCACCCTGGGCAATCCCATCCCGCCTGCCTTTCTGCAAACGATGATACAGGAAAGCCTGAAGGTGCCGGCCCGTGTTTGGAAATCGGTAGCAGACCCGCTGTTCAAAGTGAATTATGTGCCGCTGCTGAAAGCGTATACCAAGCCGGTCCTGATCGTATGGGGTGATAAGGACCTGTTCTCACCCCGGCAGGACCAGGATGTACTAGCCAACGCACTGAGCAGGTCGCAATTAGTGGTGTATACAGGCATTGGCCATGCTGTGCACT
- a CDS encoding ligand-binding sensor domain-containing protein, with translation MCQKLLLPLFIILCWFSVPAQVSSLYFDRLTIQNGLSHSKVNCIIRDQRGFMWFGTNDGLNRYDGHNFVVFQHKPGDSTTISGNIINDILEDEQGVLWIATADGGLSRYDYRQSRRLQFKQYRHSPGDSNSIPVNMLNKLQLDRQGYLWIATSGVALLRFDRVREQFIEPVKHGTMTALDVELDHAGILWVGRVGGGMLKMNPRNLQYETEPAYKDLYAKLPHAVITSLFADNEQQLWFGSWDKVLYCRSTVTGEEKVFRQTDDPYSFKNDEISCFTADARGRIWMGGRYGGLHIYDKKTGRFYNYKYDPAREGTISDNRINSLYTDKNGVVWVATNNGICIHHPMLQQFEQTFLPPVKGVNTTNITIYDFYERDGQLWIGTSEGIYKRQAGSHDLTFHPVLYKGNRLRVTRFFEDVDGTLYLGTDYSLFRCNPNTLQVSLLPNTEQDRVMNKIIESRVVSIVRDTVDGHPVLMTAPYGHFLAYYDLVEQRWISRHDPVKDVINHLKLGDNNNLIRKVYKTRDGQFWTTSVTRGLGTRPRKDEAALQFFNNDPATTGSISNNNVYDMLEDAAGNLWVSTYGGGLNYYNRTNRQFTHIPTSNNLLEGIAVDARGNVWMISNGNLHKYDPLRKSYTSFELPDIEKVGGVKGAIFKDSKGNLYVAGTNYFIAFNPPAVKEAHDLPQVFFTDFKIFNESFSDLLLKDRIVLQYDQNYFTVAFAAPYFSAGHYIRYSYILEGRDKAWIDIGTNVAQEFSNLEAKDYVLKVRATNNAGLWHEKVATIHITIVPPFWQRWWFYGLCALVTGLIIYAIYRYRIDQLLKQQAIRNKIAQDLHDNVGSTLSSISVYSQVARIYHEQERQGDLQQTLEKISDTSGEMISEMNDIVWAINPRHDNMETILQRMESFARPLLASKEITFHFEVDPGIKQVNLEMTRRKNFYLIFKEAVNNALKYAQCKNLWVKISLRHHHIDLEVKDDGAGFDLEKVQIYASQSLSGNGLRNMEMRAAEMKGVWTISSKPGEGTKVHLRFPAG, from the coding sequence ATGTGTCAAAAGTTGTTGTTACCGCTCTTTATTATACTATGCTGGTTTTCCGTGCCGGCGCAGGTATCCTCCCTGTATTTTGACAGGCTGACCATACAGAATGGCCTTTCTCACAGTAAGGTGAATTGTATTATCCGTGATCAGCGTGGTTTTATGTGGTTTGGCACCAATGACGGGCTGAACCGCTATGACGGCCATAATTTCGTGGTATTCCAGCATAAGCCCGGCGACAGCACCACTATTTCCGGCAATATTATCAATGATATCCTGGAGGACGAACAGGGCGTATTGTGGATCGCTACCGCAGATGGCGGACTGAGCCGGTATGATTACAGGCAATCCAGGCGGCTGCAGTTCAAACAATACCGGCATTCGCCGGGAGACAGTAATTCTATTCCCGTCAATATGCTGAATAAGCTGCAGCTCGACCGGCAGGGCTATTTATGGATAGCCACCAGCGGGGTGGCCCTGCTGCGTTTTGACCGTGTGCGAGAACAGTTCATAGAGCCTGTGAAGCATGGTACGATGACGGCGCTGGATGTGGAGCTGGACCATGCCGGGATATTGTGGGTGGGCAGGGTTGGCGGCGGCATGCTGAAGATGAACCCACGCAACCTGCAATATGAAACAGAACCGGCCTATAAGGACCTGTATGCCAAGCTGCCGCATGCAGTGATCACTTCCCTGTTTGCAGATAATGAACAGCAGCTATGGTTTGGCTCCTGGGATAAGGTATTGTACTGCCGTTCGACTGTAACCGGGGAAGAAAAGGTATTCCGGCAGACAGACGATCCGTATTCTTTTAAGAATGATGAGATCAGTTGCTTTACTGCGGATGCCCGTGGCCGTATATGGATGGGCGGCCGGTATGGCGGTTTGCATATTTATGATAAGAAAACCGGTCGCTTTTATAATTATAAGTACGACCCTGCCCGCGAAGGCACTATTTCCGATAACCGGATCAATAGTCTGTATACCGATAAGAATGGCGTAGTATGGGTGGCTACCAATAATGGGATCTGTATACATCATCCCATGCTGCAGCAGTTTGAGCAAACTTTCCTGCCGCCTGTTAAAGGGGTTAATACGACCAATATTACGATCTATGATTTTTATGAGCGTGATGGTCAGTTATGGATTGGCACCAGTGAGGGTATTTATAAGAGACAGGCGGGTAGTCATGATCTTACTTTTCACCCGGTACTATATAAGGGTAACCGCCTGCGGGTGACCAGGTTCTTTGAAGATGTGGACGGCACGTTGTACCTGGGAACCGATTATTCCTTATTCCGGTGTAACCCCAATACTTTGCAGGTAAGCCTGCTGCCCAATACAGAGCAGGACCGGGTGATGAATAAGATCATAGAATCGAGGGTTGTGTCTATTGTCAGGGATACAGTAGATGGGCATCCCGTATTGATGACGGCCCCCTATGGGCATTTTCTTGCTTATTATGACCTGGTGGAACAACGATGGATAAGCCGGCATGATCCTGTAAAGGATGTGATCAACCATCTTAAGCTGGGGGATAATAATAACCTGATACGGAAGGTGTACAAAACGCGGGATGGCCAGTTCTGGACTACTTCCGTTACCAGGGGGCTGGGTACGCGGCCCAGGAAAGACGAAGCGGCGCTGCAGTTTTTTAATAATGACCCGGCCACGACTGGCAGCATCAGCAATAATAATGTGTATGATATGCTGGAAGATGCTGCCGGCAATTTGTGGGTAAGTACTTATGGCGGCGGATTGAATTATTATAACAGGACCAACCGGCAGTTTACCCATATTCCCACGTCCAATAACCTGCTGGAAGGAATAGCCGTGGATGCGCGTGGTAATGTGTGGATGATCAGCAATGGCAACCTGCATAAGTATGACCCGCTGCGGAAGTCTTATACTTCCTTTGAATTGCCGGATATTGAGAAGGTGGGTGGAGTGAAAGGCGCTATTTTTAAAGACAGCAAGGGCAATTTGTATGTGGCAGGCACCAATTATTTTATCGCTTTTAATCCGCCTGCTGTGAAGGAGGCGCATGACCTGCCACAGGTATTCTTCACTGATTTTAAGATATTCAACGAGTCGTTCAGTGATCTGTTGCTGAAAGACAGGATCGTACTGCAATATGACCAGAACTATTTTACAGTAGCTTTTGCGGCGCCTTATTTTTCTGCCGGACATTATATCCGTTATTCCTATATCCTGGAGGGAAGGGACAAGGCCTGGATAGATATCGGTACCAATGTTGCGCAGGAGTTCTCGAACCTGGAAGCAAAGGACTATGTACTGAAGGTGAGGGCTACCAATAATGCCGGCCTATGGCATGAAAAAGTGGCTACCATCCATATTACGATTGTGCCTCCCTTCTGGCAACGTTGGTGGTTTTATGGACTTTGCGCCCTGGTAACCGGTCTTATTATTTATGCCATTTACCGTTACCGCATTGATCAGTTGTTGAAGCAACAGGCCATCCGCAATAAGATAGCGCAGGACCTGCATGACAATGTAGGGTCTACCCTGAGTAGTATTTCCGTGTATAGCCAGGTGGCCAGGATCTACCATGAGCAGGAGCGGCAGGGCGATCTGCAGCAAACACTGGAGAAGATCAGCGATACTTCGGGCGAGATGATCTCGGAAATGAATGATATTGTGTGGGCCATTAATCCCCGGCATGATAATATGGAGACCATCCTGCAGCGGATGGAATCTTTTGCCAGACCCCTGCTGGCCTCCAAAGAGATCACTTTTCATTTTGAAGTAGATCCTGGCATTAAGCAGGTGAACCTGGAAATGACCCGTCGTAAGAATTTTTACCTGATCTTTAAAGAGGCGGTAAATAACGCATTAAAATATGCGCAATGTAAGAACCTGTGGGTAAAGATCAGCCTGCGACACCACCATATAGACCTGGAAGTGAAGGATGACGGCGCGGGTTTTGACCTGGAGAAGGTGCAGATCTATGCTTCCCAGTCGCTGTCGGGCAATGGCTTGCGCAATATGGAGATGCGCGCTGCGGAGATGAAGGGGGTATGGACGATCAGCAGCAAACCCGGTGAAGGGACTAAGGTCCATTTGCGGTTTCCTGCAGGATAG
- a CDS encoding response regulator — protein MNLRIAIFDDNKNIRESITMLLKTVPSFEVVGSFSHVLDCVEDVRDCKPDIVLMDIEMPGMTGIEAVTAIRKAFPHIQVLMQTVFEDDDRVFDSICAGASGYILKNHLNTKLVEAIMELQYGGSPMSPSIARKVLGKLQQIPQHIKPEEAPDYHLTPREKEVLACIVEGLSYKMIADRLSISYETVRSHVKKIYEKLHVASLTEAVAKAINQRIV, from the coding sequence ATGAACCTGCGCATCGCAATATTTGACGATAATAAGAATATCCGTGAAAGCATTACCATGTTGTTGAAAACAGTGCCTTCCTTTGAAGTAGTAGGCTCTTTCTCGCATGTCCTGGACTGTGTGGAAGATGTGCGGGACTGTAAGCCTGATATCGTGCTGATGGATATAGAGATGCCCGGCATGACGGGCATTGAGGCCGTTACAGCTATCCGGAAAGCGTTTCCCCATATCCAGGTATTGATGCAAACGGTTTTTGAAGATGATGACCGTGTATTTGATTCTATCTGCGCCGGTGCTTCAGGTTATATTCTTAAGAATCACCTGAACACGAAGCTGGTGGAAGCGATCATGGAATTGCAGTATGGCGGTTCGCCCATGTCGCCCTCCATTGCCCGTAAGGTGCTGGGAAAACTGCAACAGATCCCGCAGCATATTAAGCCGGAAGAAGCGCCGGACTATCACCTTACGCCCCGTGAAAAAGAAGTACTGGCCTGCATTGTGGAAGGGCTCAGTTATAAGATGATTGCCGACCGGTTAAGCATCAGCTATGAAACGGTACGCAGCCACGTAAAAAAGATCTATGAGAAACTGCATGTAGCTTCTCTTACCGAAGCAGTGGCCAAAGCGATCAATCAAAGGATCGTTTAA
- the bcp gene encoding thioredoxin-dependent thiol peroxidase, whose amino-acid sequence MVTLQEGDKAPAFKGIDQNGNTVSLADYKGKKVVLYFYPEDDTPTCTVQACNLRDNYGLLKKEGFEVLGVSPDEEKKHKKFEAKYNLPFTLLADPGHKIIDKYGVWDEKQLYGRKYMGILRTTFVLDEKGIIRKIFLRPTNKQHAEEIIAAWKK is encoded by the coding sequence ATGGTTACACTACAGGAAGGCGATAAAGCGCCGGCATTTAAAGGCATAGACCAGAATGGTAATACCGTTTCATTGGCCGATTATAAAGGAAAGAAAGTGGTGTTGTATTTCTATCCCGAAGATGATACCCCTACCTGTACGGTTCAGGCCTGTAACCTGCGCGATAATTACGGACTGTTGAAAAAAGAAGGGTTTGAAGTGTTGGGTGTTAGTCCGGATGAGGAAAAGAAGCACAAGAAGTTTGAAGCCAAATATAATTTACCTTTTACCTTACTGGCCGATCCCGGACACAAGATTATTGATAAGTATGGTGTGTGGGATGAAAAGCAATTGTATGGCCGTAAGTATATGGGCATCCTGCGCACTACTTTCGTATTAGACGAGAAAGGCATCATCCGCAAGATATTCCTGCGCCCAACGAATAAGCAACATGCAGAAGAGATCATTGCTGCCTGGAAGAAATAG
- a CDS encoding M23 family metallopeptidase yields MRVLVFVLLGCAQHLQAQLFQPADYPQGYFRNPLEIPMDLSGNFGELRPNHYHMGLDLKTKARENQPVYAAADGYIARIKIEPGGFGRAIYINHPNGFTTLYAHLNDFNSKLEYWVKQQQYARESWAVTLEPVPGQFPVKKGDFLAYSGNTGGSQAPHLHFEVRRTADDVNVNPMLFGFPLADNTTPRILRLAVYDRTRSLYEQSPRIIPIKGTGSNYTTAPPLVTAASPRVSFAITAFDTHTGSSNLNGIYEASLYVDEELITGFRMDDISYNDTRYLNAHIDYRTKAAGGAWLQHLSDPPGYINSIYKKVKGDGVIDISDGAAHAVRIVIKDGYNNTATLHYTVQYNGAAVAPVTNADKMFYPFMLDGFETPHCEFYIGERCLYDSVHIRHSQSANTHPQGVSDVHTIGSSAIPLQEAFLVRIQPNRPLTVNERQHTVMQWYSGSRSDVQKVEWQNGWASARFRDFGSYRLITDEEPPQIVATGLTDGADLSRASRIVFTVTDNMKRFKNVRTLLDGKWLRFTNDKGRTFIYRFDEKCLAGEHELVISAEDEAGNRTEKIFKFTR; encoded by the coding sequence ATGCGTGTATTGGTTTTTGTATTGTTAGGTTGTGCCCAACACCTGCAGGCGCAGCTTTTTCAGCCTGCTGATTACCCGCAGGGGTATTTCCGCAACCCGCTGGAGATCCCGATGGACCTGAGCGGCAATTTTGGTGAGCTACGTCCCAACCATTACCATATGGGGCTTGACCTGAAAACGAAGGCCCGCGAGAACCAGCCTGTGTATGCGGCGGCCGACGGGTATATAGCCCGGATCAAGATTGAGCCCGGTGGTTTTGGCCGCGCCATCTATATTAATCATCCCAATGGGTTTACTACGCTCTATGCGCACCTCAATGATTTTAATTCAAAACTGGAATACTGGGTAAAGCAGCAGCAGTATGCCCGCGAATCGTGGGCTGTTACGCTCGAACCTGTGCCTGGTCAGTTCCCGGTAAAGAAAGGCGATTTCCTGGCCTATAGCGGCAATACCGGCGGCTCCCAGGCGCCGCACCTGCATTTTGAGGTCAGGCGTACGGCCGATGATGTGAATGTAAATCCGATGTTGTTTGGATTTCCGCTGGCCGATAATACGACTCCGCGCATTTTACGGCTGGCCGTGTATGACAGGACCAGGAGCCTGTATGAGCAATCGCCCCGGATTATTCCCATAAAGGGAACCGGCAGCAACTATACCACTGCACCACCCCTGGTTACGGCAGCTTCTCCCAGAGTAAGTTTTGCCATTACCGCCTTTGATACCCATACCGGCTCTTCCAACCTGAATGGTATTTATGAAGCCTCACTGTATGTGGATGAGGAACTGATCACCGGCTTCCGGATGGACGATATCAGCTATAATGATACCCGCTACCTGAATGCCCATATAGATTACCGTACGAAGGCGGCAGGCGGCGCCTGGTTGCAGCATTTGTCGGACCCGCCGGGGTATATCAATTCCATTTATAAGAAGGTAAAAGGAGATGGTGTTATTGACATCAGCGACGGAGCGGCTCATGCCGTTCGTATTGTGATAAAGGACGGGTATAATAATACCGCAACCCTCCACTATACTGTTCAGTATAACGGAGCGGCTGTAGCGCCGGTAACGAATGCGGATAAAATGTTTTACCCTTTTATGCTGGATGGCTTTGAAACGCCCCATTGTGAGTTCTATATCGGAGAGCGTTGCTTGTACGATTCCGTGCATATACGGCATAGCCAGTCGGCAAATACCCACCCGCAGGGTGTATCGGATGTACATACCATCGGTAGTTCTGCCATTCCCCTGCAGGAAGCATTCCTTGTACGCATCCAACCAAACCGCCCGTTGACTGTTAATGAACGGCAGCATACGGTGATGCAGTGGTACAGTGGCAGCCGGAGTGATGTGCAAAAGGTAGAATGGCAAAATGGCTGGGCCTCGGCCCGCTTCCGTGATTTCGGGTCGTACCGTTTGATCACCGATGAGGAGCCTCCCCAGATCGTGGCTACCGGCCTGACCGATGGGGCCGACCTGAGCAGGGCCAGCCGCATTGTATTTACGGTTACGGATAATATGAAGCGGTTTAAAAATGTACGTACCCTGCTGGATGGCAAGTGGCTGCGGTTTACAAATGATAAAGGACGTACTTTCATTTACCGGTTTGATGAGAAATGCCTGGCCGGTGAGCATGAGCTGGTGATCAGTGCGGAGGATGAAGCAGGCAACAGGACAGAAAAGATTTTTAAGTTTACAAGATAA